The window CGTAAGCAATACCCCTTGTTTTTCAGCTGCAGCGCAAATGTCATCGCAATCGACAACGGTCAAGGCGAGGGGTTTTTCAACAAATACATGTTTGCCTGCCTCTATGGCGGCAAGGGCCATTTCTTTGTGCAGGTGATGACGGGTTGCAATGATTACGGCGTCCACGTTGCTGTCTTGCAGCACTTCACGATAGTCGGTGGTGCAGTAGGCTGCATTGAAACGGGAACCCCACTGCTTGGCTTTTTGGCCCGAGCGATTGGCAACGGCGACCAAGCGGCACGTAGGCAGGGCGGCAAGATTGGGGAGGTGGAACGCGGTGGCAATAGCGCCCGTGCCTATGACAGCGACGCCCATTTGACCCGCGGTTTTGGGTGTGACGCGAAGGGTAAATTTACGTGATGGCTCAGGCGCATCATCAGGCGGATCTTCATGATGGTAGCGAATGAGCGCGGCGAGTACTGCTCCGCCCTTCATAACTTCTTCGTAAGCGTGTTCTGCACGTTCCACCGCTTCGGATAAGCTGATGAGCTGTTTCACCTTCACGCGGCCGGAATCTACCATCCTCAAAAATTCCGCCATATTTCTGCCCTGCGTCCAGCGTACATAGCCGATGGGATAATCAAGTCCGCCCTCTTCATACTGGCGGTCGTAGCGGCCGGGGCCGTAGGAACAGGAAAGCATGAAATCCAATTCATTTTCGTATAGCGCGCCCCGTTCCAAGTGCATGCCCACAGCACCCACGACAACGACGCGTCCTTTACTGCGGCATAGGTGGAGCGCCTGATTGGCGACGCTGCTGTTTTTTGCGGAAGCGCAAACAAGAACGGCGTCAGCGCCATAGCCCGCCGTATATTCTTGAACACTTCTTTCGAGATCTTCGGGCGCGCATACGTGATCGCAGCCTAGAGAGGCGGCAAGATCGCGCCGCGCTTCCACAGGATCACAGCCGATGACATGACAGCCCGCAGCCTGCACTATTTGGAAGGTAATCTGTCCCACAAGACCCAGCCCGATGACCACGAAAGTCTCGCCAAAGCTCGGTTCTGCACGGCGCACGCCTTGCATGGCTATAGCGCCTAAACTTACAAAGGCCGCTTCGTCTAGGGATACATTTTCAGGGACGGGCGTCAGCAGTTGATGGGGCACCACATTGTAGGCGGCATGAGAGGCATAGCCCACGCCGGAACACGCTACGAGATCGCCAACGCGGAAGAGCGGTACATCAG is drawn from Candidatus Hydrogenedentota bacterium and contains these coding sequences:
- a CDS encoding Gfo/Idh/MocA family oxidoreductase, with product DVPLFRVGDLVACSGVGYASHAAYNVVPHQLLTPVPENVSLDEAAFVSLGAIAMQGVRRAEPSFGETFVVIGLGLVGQITFQIVQAAGCHVIGCDPVEARRDLAASLGCDHVCAPEDLERSVQEYTAGYGADAVLVCASAKNSSVANQALHLCRSKGRVVVVGAVGMHLERGALYENELDFMLSCSYGPGRYDRQYEEGGLDYPIGYVRWTQGRNMAEFLRMVDSGRVKVKQLISLSEAVERAEHAYEEVMKGGAVLAALIRYHHEDPPDDAPEPSRKFTLRVTPKTAGQMGVAVIGTGAIATAFHLPNLAALPTCRLVAVANRSGQKAKQWGSRFNAAYCTTDYREVLQDSNVDAVIIATRHHLHKEMALAAIEAGKHVFVEKPLALTVVDCDDICAAAEKQGVLLTVGFNRRFAPLAVAAQKACSAVPGPKTLIYRCNAGPLPPNHWALDPVEGGGRIRGEAVHFFDFARWFLQDDPVEIQGQTLVTDQTAFDKDSMTVTLRFSQGSLATVLYGGNGSSALEKERIEIFANGTTSVIDDFKRLSFYGLPNIGIRHRHVDKGLGALLAHFIAAVRGKESLSITGADGRWATFIAEEALKRAGSAAAHQES